Genomic DNA from Mycobacterium stomatepiae:
CTCATTCGGATCGCGGCGCGGCAATCACGAGGTGATGATTCGCGGCACGTTCGCCAACATCCGGCTGCGCAACCAGCTGCTGGACGACGTTTCCGGTGGGTACACCCGCGACTTCACTCAAGACCCTGTAGATGGGAAAGCTCCGCAGGCCTTCATCTACGACGCGGCGCAAAACTATGCGGCAGAGAACATTCCGCTGGTGGTGCTGGGCGGCAAGGAGTACGGCTCGGGTTCGTCTCGGGACTGGGCGGCCAAGGGCACGGCGCTGCTGGGAGTCCGCGCGGTGATCACCGAGTCGTTCGAGCGCATCCACCGCTCCAACCTGATCGGCATGGGCGTGATCCCGTTGCAGTTCCCCGAGGGGGAATCTGCGGGATCGCTGGGCCTGGACGGCACCGAGGTGTTCGACATCACCGGCATCGAAGCGCTCAACGACGGGAAGACGCCAAAGACGGTGCGCGTCAAGGCCGCCAAGGACGGTAGCGACCCGATCGAGTTCGACGCGGTGGTGCGCATCGATACCCCCGGGGAGGCCGACTACTACCGCAACGGCGGCATCTTGCAGTACGTGCTGCGCAACATGCTCAAGTCCGGCTAACACGGGCCGCCGGTGCCAAAAGTCAGCGAGGACCATCTGGCGGCTCGCCGTCGCCAGATCCTCGACGGTGCGCGCCGTTGCTTCGCCGAACACGGCTACGACAGGGCCACGGTTCGGCGGCTGGAGCAGTCGATCGGGATGTCGCGTGGCGCGATCTTCCACCACTTCCGGGACAAGGACGCACTGTTTTTCGCGCTCGCTCACGAGGACGCCGAGCGGATGGCGGACGTCGCGTCGCGCGAGGGCCTCATCCAGGTGATGCGCGACATGCTGGCCGCGCCCGAGCAGTTCGACTGGTTGGCCACCCGGTTGGAGATCGCGCGCAAGCTGCGCAACGACCCCGCGTTCAGCCGCGGATGGTCGGAGCGTTCCGCGGAACTGGCGGCAGCGACCCACGATCGACTGCAACGGCAGAAGGAAGCACACCGGGTGCGCGACGATGTACCCGGTGACGTGTTGCAGTGCTATCTGGAATTGGTCCTGGACGGATTGGTGGCCCGGCTGGCCTCCGGCGAAGATCCGCAGCGGCTGGCCGCCGTCCTCGACCTAGTCGAGAAGTCGGTGCGCCGCAACGATTCCGGGGCTACCGGTTAGCGGTGCCGGGCCGTATGGTTGGGGCCGCCGCGGCTGCGCATCGTGGTGCCCGACTCTCGCAGCATGCTGTGAATCGACCCGTACGATCTGCCGGTGTTGGCAACGAGCGTCCGAATGCTCGCTCCGCCCTCGTAGGCATTGCGCAACTCATGCAACAACTCGGCGCGCATCTCTTTCGACTTTGGCACTGGTCCCTCCACGCTGGAAACACAAACCCAAGCACCAAGAGTAAGAACCGGTCGTCTCGCGCGTGTCGATTTCGCCGAATTCGGGTGCGGTGACTTAGGGGGCTCAGGCGAGCTCGATCAGATCCCGATATTCGTCGGACCAATAGTCCTCGGTGCCGTCGGGCAGCAGGACGACGCGTTGCGGGTCGAGAGCTTCGGCCGCGCCGGGATCGTGGGTGACCAATACCACCGCGCCCTGATAGCTCC
This window encodes:
- a CDS encoding TetR/AcrR family transcriptional regulator, yielding MPKVSEDHLAARRRQILDGARRCFAEHGYDRATVRRLEQSIGMSRGAIFHHFRDKDALFFALAHEDAERMADVASREGLIQVMRDMLAAPEQFDWLATRLEIARKLRNDPAFSRGWSERSAELAAATHDRLQRQKEAHRVRDDVPGDVLQCYLELVLDGLVARLASGEDPQRLAAVLDLVEKSVRRNDSGATG
- a CDS encoding helix-turn-helix domain-containing protein produces the protein MPKSKEMRAELLHELRNAYEGGASIRTLVANTGRSYGSIHSMLRESGTTMRSRGGPNHTARHR